In Candidatus Nitrospira nitrificans, one genomic interval encodes:
- a CDS encoding succinate dehydrogenase cytochrome b subunit, protein MARPSNHFQSSVGSKVVMALSGLGLVLYVVFHMLGNLQVFEGPHALNGYAAFIRDMPIVLWTARIGLLSLAALHIALAIQSTLRNRRARPVAYAVREYRQASLASRTMAVSGLVLLLFLIFHLLHLTAGVLDPSSADRLDVEGHRDVYGKIVQAFQNPFIVAFYVVGQLGLGFHLSHAVSSSMQTLGLEHAALNRLFKVAGPAVALFVVVGNVAIILAVFLGVVRL, encoded by the coding sequence ATGGCACGCCCGTCTAACCATTTCCAGTCATCGGTCGGCAGCAAAGTCGTCATGGCCTTGAGCGGGCTAGGGCTTGTGCTCTACGTTGTATTTCACATGTTGGGAAATCTTCAGGTATTCGAAGGACCCCATGCGCTGAATGGCTATGCGGCGTTTATCCGCGATATGCCGATCGTCCTCTGGACAGCCCGGATCGGGTTGCTGAGCCTTGCGGCTCTCCACATCGCCCTGGCGATCCAGTCGACCTTGCGCAATCGTCGAGCCCGCCCGGTCGCCTATGCGGTCCGCGAGTATCGTCAAGCTTCTTTGGCGTCCCGCACCATGGCCGTCTCCGGCCTTGTGCTCTTGCTCTTCCTCATATTTCACCTCCTGCATCTGACAGCCGGGGTTCTCGATCCCTCTTCCGCCGATCGGCTCGATGTCGAAGGACATCGTGATGTCTATGGGAAGATCGTCCAGGCCTTTCAGAATCCGTTCATCGTGGCGTTCTATGTGGTGGGTCAGCTGGGGCTGGGCTTCCATCTCAGCCATGCCGTCTCCAGCAGCATGCAGACTCTTGGTCTGGAACATGCGGCCCTCAACAGATTGTTCAAGGTGGCCGGCCCGGCGGTCGCGCTGTTCGTGGTTGTCGGCAACGTCGCCATCATCCTGGCGGTCTTTTTGGGAGTCGTGCGCCTATGA
- a CDS encoding fumarate reductase/succinate dehydrogenase flavoprotein subunit, whose amino-acid sequence MTMLDPKVPAGPLETKWDRHRFGEKLVSPNNKRNITVIVVGTGLAGASAASTLGQLGYQVECFCFQDSPRRAHSIAAQGGINAAKNYQDDGDSVARLFYDTIKGGDFRSREANVYRLAQVSAQIIDQCVALGIPFAREYGGQLANRSFGGVQVSRTFYCRGQTGQQLLLGAYSALCWQIERGQVTMRPRTEMLDLIVVDGRARGIVARDLVTGRVSVHTGHAVVLATGGYSNVYYLSTNASGSNVTATYRAWKQGAAFANPCFMQIHPTAIPPGDEHQAKLTLMSESLRNDGRLWVPKMAADHRPPGDIPAEERDYFLERRYPRFGNLAPRDIASRAVKTVCDEGHGVGPGGQGVYLDFADVIERQGLDVVHERYGNLFDMYNRITGEDAYHVPMRIYPAPHYTMGGLWVDYNLMSTIPGLFVVGEANFADHGANRLGASSLMQGLADGYFILPYTIGHYLATAKLSPIGEDHRESRAALQRVTGRISRLLNAKGRRTAASFHRAVGKFLWDHCGMSRNQAGLELALRSIPALREEFWRNVVVPGSGEAFNQELEYAGRVADYLEFAELLCHDALHREESCGAHFREEHQTAEGEPMRDDTRFAHVAAWEYRESAVPILHKEPLAFEFVQPTTRSYQ is encoded by the coding sequence ATGACGATGCTGGATCCAAAAGTTCCTGCGGGTCCGCTGGAAACCAAATGGGACCGACATCGATTCGGTGAAAAACTGGTGAGTCCGAATAACAAGCGGAACATCACGGTCATCGTTGTCGGCACCGGCCTTGCGGGAGCCAGCGCGGCTTCGACCTTGGGGCAGCTCGGCTACCAGGTGGAGTGCTTTTGTTTTCAGGACAGCCCGCGGCGTGCGCACAGTATCGCGGCGCAAGGCGGAATCAATGCGGCAAAAAACTATCAGGATGACGGGGACAGTGTGGCCCGGCTGTTTTACGACACGATCAAGGGTGGAGACTTTCGTTCGCGAGAGGCGAATGTCTATCGGCTCGCCCAGGTCAGTGCGCAAATTATCGATCAATGTGTGGCGCTCGGCATTCCGTTCGCCAGGGAATACGGCGGGCAGTTGGCGAACCGATCATTCGGAGGCGTCCAAGTCTCGCGCACGTTCTACTGTCGGGGACAGACCGGACAGCAACTGCTCTTGGGCGCCTATTCGGCGCTCTGCTGGCAAATTGAGCGTGGACAGGTCACGATGCGCCCACGGACCGAGATGCTCGATCTGATCGTGGTCGACGGCCGGGCTCGAGGAATCGTGGCGCGTGATCTCGTCACGGGGCGGGTGAGTGTCCATACGGGCCATGCCGTGGTTCTGGCGACCGGCGGCTACAGCAATGTGTACTACCTGTCGACCAATGCGAGCGGCAGCAACGTGACGGCCACGTATCGGGCGTGGAAACAGGGCGCCGCATTCGCGAATCCGTGCTTTATGCAGATTCATCCCACGGCGATCCCGCCGGGGGACGAACACCAGGCCAAGTTGACCCTGATGTCCGAATCGCTCCGCAACGACGGGCGGTTGTGGGTGCCGAAGATGGCCGCGGATCACCGGCCACCCGGCGACATACCCGCCGAAGAACGCGACTATTTTCTGGAACGCCGGTACCCACGTTTCGGCAATCTTGCGCCGCGCGACATCGCCTCCCGCGCCGTGAAGACGGTGTGCGACGAAGGCCATGGCGTCGGCCCGGGAGGGCAGGGCGTCTACCTGGATTTTGCCGATGTGATTGAACGGCAGGGACTGGATGTGGTCCACGAGCGCTATGGCAACCTCTTCGACATGTATAACCGGATCACAGGGGAAGATGCCTACCACGTTCCCATGCGGATTTATCCGGCGCCGCACTATACGATGGGGGGCCTGTGGGTTGATTACAATCTTATGAGCACCATTCCGGGACTGTTCGTGGTCGGGGAAGCCAATTTTGCGGATCATGGCGCCAACCGGCTCGGCGCCAGCTCCTTGATGCAAGGGCTCGCCGACGGCTATTTTATTCTGCCCTATACGATCGGTCATTATTTGGCGACGGCGAAGCTCTCCCCGATCGGGGAAGATCACAGGGAATCACGCGCGGCGCTTCAGCGCGTGACGGGCAGGATCAGCCGCCTGCTGAACGCGAAAGGCCGTCGAACCGCGGCCTCATTTCATCGCGCGGTCGGCAAATTCTTATGGGATCACTGCGGCATGTCCCGCAACCAGGCAGGGCTTGAACTGGCGCTGCGGTCGATCCCGGCCCTACGGGAAGAATTTTGGCGGAACGTCGTGGTTCCCGGATCGGGAGAAGCCTTCAATCAGGAGCTGGAATACGCGGGAAGAGTGGCGGACTATCTCGAGTTCGCCGAACTGCTCTGTCACGATGCGTTACATAGGGAAGAGTCGTGCGGGGCGCATTTCCGCGAAGAGCATCAGACGGCCGAGGGTGAACCAATGCGCGATGACACTCGTTTCGCGCATGTCGCCGCATGGGAGTACCGAGAGAGTGCAGTGCCTATCTTGCACAAGGAGCCCCTCGCCTTCGAGTTCGTGCAACCGACCACGAGAAGCTATCAATAA
- a CDS encoding succinate dehydrogenase/fumarate reductase iron-sulfur subunit → MNFTLRIWRQKSPDEKGRFVTYEAHDVGSGMSFLEMLDSVNQGLITKGEEPVAFEQDCREGICGSCSLVINGTPHGPDRGISTCQLYMRRFTDGAVITVEPWRARAFPIIKDLVVDRRALDRIMQAGGYISVNTGGAVDGNVLLIGKDQAETAMDAASCIGCGACVAACKNASAMLFVAAKVSHLAILPQGKPERTHRVRAMLEAMDREGFGSCGNQYECEAVCPKSISVRFIANLNREYVRAGFVESGLPAEPESPHAESA, encoded by the coding sequence ATGAATTTCACGTTGAGAATCTGGCGGCAGAAGAGCCCGGACGAGAAAGGCCGGTTCGTGACGTATGAAGCTCACGACGTCGGCTCCGGCATGTCGTTCTTGGAAATGCTCGATAGCGTGAATCAGGGATTGATCACCAAGGGCGAAGAGCCGGTGGCGTTTGAGCAGGATTGCCGGGAAGGCATCTGCGGAAGTTGCTCCCTGGTGATCAACGGCACTCCACACGGTCCGGATCGGGGCATTTCAACCTGTCAGTTGTACATGCGGCGGTTTACCGACGGAGCCGTCATCACGGTGGAGCCGTGGCGCGCGCGCGCGTTTCCCATCATTAAAGATTTGGTGGTGGATCGACGCGCGCTTGACCGGATCATGCAGGCAGGTGGGTATATTTCCGTCAATACCGGCGGGGCGGTGGATGGGAACGTGTTATTGATCGGGAAAGACCAGGCCGAAACCGCGATGGATGCCGCGTCCTGTATTGGTTGTGGCGCCTGCGTCGCGGCATGTAAGAATGCCTCGGCCATGCTGTTCGTGGCGGCCAAGGTGTCCCATTTGGCGATCTTGCCGCAAGGAAAGCCCGAGCGAACGCATCGGGTGCGCGCGATGCTGGAGGCCATGGATCGAGAAGGGTTTGGCTCGTGCGGCAATCAGTATGAGTGCGAAGCCGTCTGTCCCAAAAGCATCAGTGTGCGGTTCATTGCCAATCTCAATCGCGAATATGTCCGAGCCGGTTTCGTCGAATCCGGCCTTCCCGCCGAGCCGGAATCTCCCCATGCAGAGTCCGCCTAG
- a CDS encoding PilZ domain-containing protein, protein MSRRVSCPRCHKDDVLQGRPQTPRELVAALIWIAPFQCQDCRHRFLARRASTTGSSHPIERREHLRIPVRLCLSFSGGKVRGEGMVLDLSLGGCIIESKTHVRIDDIFYLEIALAEDEAPVEVAAMVRSVSVRGIAFKFLRKAQENKRLQTFIQSHSGSTSTVLSKAVEPIVTG, encoded by the coding sequence ATGAGTCGCCGGGTGTCCTGCCCACGGTGTCACAAGGACGATGTATTGCAGGGGCGACCGCAGACCCCGCGCGAACTGGTTGCGGCGCTCATTTGGATCGCTCCATTCCAGTGCCAAGACTGTCGCCATCGTTTCCTCGCCCGTCGCGCGAGCACGACGGGATCCTCTCACCCGATTGAGCGCCGGGAACATCTCCGGATCCCTGTTCGGCTGTGCCTGTCGTTTTCCGGAGGGAAGGTGAGGGGCGAGGGCATGGTGCTGGACCTCTCCCTGGGTGGGTGCATCATCGAGAGCAAGACCCACGTTCGGATCGACGATATTTTTTATCTGGAGATTGCCCTCGCCGAGGATGAAGCGCCCGTCGAAGTCGCTGCCATGGTACGGTCCGTGAGTGTGCGCGGCATTGCCTTCAAGTTTCTCCGCAAAGCTCAAGAGAACAAACGTCTACAGACATTCATCCAATCACATTCGGGTTCCACGTCCACTGTTCTCTCCAAGGCCGTCGAGCCGATCGTCACCGGCTAG
- a CDS encoding LemA family protein, which translates to MGRTWWKKTVITLAMISGCLVSGCGYNDLQGLDEDTKAAWSEVINQYQRRADLIPNLVATVKGYAAHEKETLEGVVNARAKATGMQVTPEVLKDPAAFEAFQKAQAGLTSALGRLIAIAENYPNLKADQNFRDLQSQLEGTENRIAVARKRYIDRVAEYNKMVRYFPTNLTAKFLLHLEERPNFTVADEKAVAKPPEVKF; encoded by the coding sequence ATGGGGCGTACTTGGTGGAAAAAGACGGTGATCACTCTGGCGATGATCAGTGGGTGTTTGGTCTCCGGTTGTGGGTACAACGACCTCCAAGGCCTGGATGAGGATACGAAGGCGGCATGGAGTGAAGTGATCAATCAATACCAGCGCCGGGCCGACCTCATTCCGAACCTCGTTGCGACGGTCAAAGGCTATGCGGCGCATGAAAAAGAGACCCTTGAGGGGGTTGTGAATGCCAGAGCCAAGGCGACCGGGATGCAAGTGACGCCCGAGGTTCTCAAAGATCCGGCCGCATTTGAAGCGTTTCAAAAAGCTCAAGCGGGACTGACATCGGCCTTAGGCCGACTGATCGCGATCGCCGAAAATTATCCGAACCTCAAGGCCGACCAAAATTTCAGAGACCTCCAAAGCCAGCTGGAAGGGACGGAAAACCGGATTGCCGTGGCGCGTAAGCGATACATTGATCGAGTCGCCGAATACAACAAGATGGTCCGATATTTCCCGACCAACCTGACGGCCAAGTTTCTCCTCCACCTCGAAGAACGGCCGAATTTTACCGTTGCCGATGAAAAGGCAGTGGCAAAGCCGCCTGAGGTGAAATTTTGA
- a CDS encoding TPM domain-containing protein, with the protein MTRLAFCCCLAAATFSLATSASALDVPPLTGRVVDLAHILPNSTVESLTTQLAAHEAQSSNQVAVLIVPSLEGEPLEEFSHRVATTWKLGQQGTDNGALLLVAIQERKVRIEVGYGLEGVLTDARSAQIIRNEIVPRFRAADMPGGVAAGITAILKTIEGTYQASEKTVPRQKSDVIEQVVVAVVVGLLVGLVFMNIHRFVGPVVGAGLSTLLAPWLVPALVASGITLLLLWVIGLSGTGNRTGHRGMDDWLWYSSRGGGWSGGSLGGGGFGGGGFSGGGGSFGGGGASGNW; encoded by the coding sequence ATGACTCGCCTCGCATTCTGCTGCTGCCTGGCAGCCGCCACGTTCTCCCTCGCAACCTCCGCTTCTGCGCTCGATGTTCCTCCATTGACCGGACGAGTCGTCGATCTCGCCCACATCTTGCCGAATTCCACGGTTGAGTCACTGACCACTCAACTGGCGGCGCATGAAGCGCAGTCGAGCAATCAAGTGGCCGTCCTGATCGTTCCCTCTCTCGAAGGTGAACCGCTCGAGGAATTCTCGCATCGTGTCGCGACGACTTGGAAACTCGGGCAGCAAGGCACCGACAACGGCGCCTTGCTGTTGGTGGCGATCCAGGAACGCAAGGTCCGTATCGAAGTCGGGTACGGGTTGGAGGGTGTCCTCACGGACGCTCGATCGGCACAAATCATCAGGAATGAGATCGTGCCTCGGTTTCGCGCCGCCGATATGCCGGGCGGAGTCGCGGCGGGAATCACCGCCATTCTAAAGACAATCGAGGGGACCTATCAGGCGTCCGAGAAGACAGTCCCTCGACAGAAGAGCGATGTCATCGAACAGGTCGTCGTGGCCGTCGTGGTTGGATTGCTCGTGGGGCTCGTGTTCATGAACATCCATCGATTCGTCGGTCCGGTTGTGGGCGCAGGGCTCTCGACGCTGCTGGCGCCCTGGCTTGTGCCGGCGCTCGTCGCGAGTGGGATAACCCTGCTGCTGCTCTGGGTCATCGGTCTGTCCGGGACGGGAAACAGGACCGGACACCGGGGGATGGATGATTGGCTTTGGTACAGCAGTCGCGGCGGTGGGTGGAGTGGAGGCTCTCTTGGTGGTGGAGGCTTCGGCGGGGGCGGCTTTAGTGGAGGCGGCGGCAGTTTCGGGGGAGGAGGTGCCAGTGGAAACTGGTGA
- a CDS encoding TPM domain-containing protein, whose product METGEGLRLTAEERERIRLAVHEAELHTNAEIVPMVVSRSGLYRDAQHWSGLILALSTLTLLLSTELFWLPWGWHASNAAWLVLVTVLAYGAGIWLGTLVPIIRLLTLTERMRHKVRLRAERAFAQHAVSQTRERTGVLIIVSLLEHQIHVLADRPLFQRVPSEQWSRVVEAAVDRLKTGDVVGGLCQSIQTCGVLLAEVCPGRPGDNPDELSNEVVQEP is encoded by the coding sequence GTGGAAACTGGTGAGGGGCTTCGACTGACAGCCGAAGAGCGGGAGCGGATCAGGCTGGCGGTCCATGAGGCCGAACTACATACGAATGCGGAAATCGTCCCGATGGTCGTCAGCCGTTCCGGACTCTACCGCGACGCGCAACATTGGTCTGGGCTGATCCTTGCCTTGTCCACCCTCACGCTGCTGTTGAGCACGGAACTATTCTGGCTTCCCTGGGGCTGGCATGCTTCCAATGCAGCCTGGCTGGTACTGGTGACAGTCCTGGCCTATGGGGCAGGAATATGGCTCGGCACTCTTGTCCCGATCATTCGCCTGCTCACACTGACCGAGCGGATGCGACATAAAGTGAGGCTCAGGGCTGAGCGGGCCTTCGCGCAACATGCCGTCTCTCAGACTCGCGAGCGAACCGGTGTGCTGATCATAGTGTCTCTCTTGGAGCACCAGATCCATGTGTTGGCAGATCGACCTTTGTTTCAGCGAGTGCCGAGTGAGCAATGGTCGAGGGTTGTCGAGGCAGCGGTCGACCGATTGAAGACAGGAGATGTCGTCGGTGGCTTATGCCAGAGTATCCAGACGTGCGGTGTTCTTCTCGCTGAGGTCTGCCCTGGTCGTCCAGGAGACAACCCTGATGAATTATCGAACGAAGTGGTTCAAGAACCATGA
- a CDS encoding bactofilin family protein: MWKQEEAGEGEVERERWVEDKRSPPQGGPVLPDEVAFIGKDVEFKGILTYSGTVRIDGALDGELHTDGGLLVGPEAVLKAKVSAGTVVCQGTIHGDIHAKDQIVLRAPAVVQGSLITPVLSMEEGVVFNGTLEMKPQAKAVRSRDVDANVVTITSRPPVQRLAA, translated from the coding sequence ATGTGGAAACAGGAGGAGGCAGGAGAGGGAGAAGTGGAACGAGAACGGTGGGTGGAGGACAAGCGCAGCCCGCCACAGGGTGGGCCGGTACTGCCGGATGAGGTGGCCTTCATCGGCAAGGATGTTGAGTTCAAGGGGATCCTGACCTATTCCGGCACGGTACGGATTGATGGCGCCCTGGACGGCGAACTTCACACCGACGGCGGCTTGCTCGTTGGGCCTGAGGCAGTGCTCAAGGCCAAGGTCTCGGCCGGGACCGTCGTGTGCCAAGGAACCATCCATGGCGATATTCACGCGAAGGACCAGATTGTGCTCCGTGCTCCGGCCGTGGTGCAAGGGAGTTTGATCACACCGGTCCTTTCGATGGAAGAGGGAGTGGTGTTCAATGGAACCTTGGAGATGAAGCCGCAGGCCAAGGCTGTGAGGTCGCGGGACGTGGACGCAAACGTCGTAACCATCACGAGTCGGCCGCCTGTTCAACGACTCGCGGCGTGA
- the murJ gene encoding murein biosynthesis integral membrane protein MurJ has translation MSEPTVSTGAPTKPQDENQSVVKAAGMIGVATFSSRILGFIRDMVLAKLFGATPAADAFFVAYRIPNLLRELFAEGSMSAAFIPVFTEYHTLKSKQDAWELASAVFTTLLTIVIGITMLGTLGAAGIVWLLAPGFHDDPARLEMTTLLTRIMFPYLIFISLAALAMGILNSLRAFAAPAFSPVFFNLFIIGCSLFLAPTMREPILGVAIGVVAGGAAQFAMQLPGLKLRGMLFGFTFNPGHPGVRKIGRLMIPSLLGLSVTQINITVSTILGSFFAGGPTYLFYGMRLIQFPLGIFGVALATAILPTLSAQAARGALDELRTTLGFGLRMILFIILPAMAGLILLRTPIVHLFFEHGTFTAHDTAETAFAVLCYSLGLWAFGGVRIIVSAFYSLKDTTTPAVSAAIAVVANILFSLALMSRLGAAGLALATALAAMVNGGILVVVLNRRLGGIEWKSVIRSAGRVLVACVPIVVACWWVAEARIWNHPAEWVAKSALLFAAIGLSVGGYLGVHALLRSEELGVVWGMARKKLGRVAGR, from the coding sequence ATGTCAGAGCCTACCGTTTCGACCGGCGCTCCCACCAAACCTCAGGACGAGAATCAATCGGTCGTCAAAGCGGCTGGGATGATCGGGGTTGCGACCTTCTCAAGCCGAATTCTTGGTTTCATCCGTGACATGGTCCTCGCCAAGCTCTTCGGCGCCACGCCGGCGGCCGACGCCTTCTTCGTCGCCTATCGTATTCCGAATCTGCTCCGTGAGCTCTTTGCCGAGGGGTCGATGTCCGCCGCGTTCATTCCTGTCTTCACCGAATATCACACGCTCAAGTCCAAACAGGATGCGTGGGAGTTGGCCAGCGCCGTATTCACGACGCTCCTGACCATTGTGATCGGCATTACCATGCTCGGGACTTTGGGGGCGGCGGGTATTGTCTGGCTCTTGGCTCCTGGGTTCCATGATGATCCGGCCAGGCTCGAAATGACGACGTTGCTCACGCGCATCATGTTCCCCTATCTCATTTTTATCAGCCTCGCCGCGCTGGCCATGGGGATTCTCAATTCCCTGCGGGCCTTCGCGGCTCCGGCGTTTTCTCCGGTCTTTTTCAATCTGTTCATCATCGGATGCTCGCTCTTTCTTGCGCCGACCATGCGGGAACCCATCCTCGGTGTCGCCATCGGTGTCGTCGCCGGCGGCGCGGCGCAGTTTGCCATGCAATTGCCGGGGCTCAAGCTGCGCGGCATGTTGTTCGGATTCACGTTCAATCCCGGCCATCCCGGTGTGCGAAAGATCGGTCGGCTGATGATTCCGTCGTTGCTCGGGCTGTCGGTGACACAGATCAACATCACGGTAAGCACGATTCTGGGGTCGTTTTTTGCCGGTGGTCCGACCTATCTGTTTTATGGCATGCGGCTCATCCAATTTCCGCTCGGCATTTTCGGCGTCGCCCTGGCCACGGCCATCCTCCCCACCTTATCGGCGCAAGCGGCACGGGGCGCGCTGGACGAATTACGCACGACGCTCGGTTTCGGTCTGCGCATGATCCTCTTTATCATTCTGCCGGCGATGGCGGGTTTGATTCTGTTGCGGACGCCGATCGTGCATCTTTTTTTCGAGCACGGCACGTTCACGGCACACGATACCGCTGAAACCGCCTTTGCTGTGCTGTGTTATTCCCTCGGTTTGTGGGCATTCGGGGGAGTGCGCATTATCGTCTCGGCGTTCTATTCATTGAAAGACACCACCACGCCGGCGGTTTCCGCCGCGATTGCGGTGGTGGCGAACATCCTGTTTTCGTTGGCGCTGATGTCGCGCCTTGGAGCGGCAGGGCTGGCGCTTGCGACGGCGCTGGCCGCGATGGTCAATGGCGGAATTCTCGTGGTGGTGTTGAATCGGAGGCTGGGCGGTATCGAGTGGAAATCAGTGATCCGCTCAGCCGGACGAGTGCTGGTGGCCTGTGTGCCCATCGTGGTGGCCTGTTGGTGGGTGGCTGAGGCGCGGATCTGGAATCATCCCGCGGAGTGGGTGGCGAAATCCGCCTTGCTTTTCGCCGCCATTGGATTGAGTGTCGGCGGGTATCTCGGTGTCCACGCATTGTTGCGATCCGAGGAACTCGGAGTGGTGTGGGGAATGGCGCGCAAGAAATTGGGTCGGGTGGCAGGCCGTTGA
- a CDS encoding methylated-DNA--[protein]-cysteine S-methyltransferase, producing the protein MHRAMIFHSPWGWMGIAESSKGIQAIVLPKRSKRAVESDLRAQSDGPLQQAKSVGLEAARRQLLDYFSGKRNTFDVPLDLSQGTSFQRQVWRTLQRVPYGKLRSYQWIAARVGGPQYARAVGNAVGANPLPIVIPCHRIVAHDASLGGFSGGLSMKRKLLSLEDTLRCLKAGH; encoded by the coding sequence ATGCATCGCGCGATGATCTTTCATTCGCCCTGGGGTTGGATGGGAATCGCTGAATCGTCGAAGGGGATCCAAGCCATCGTATTGCCGAAACGGTCGAAACGGGCCGTGGAGTCTGACTTGAGGGCACAGTCAGACGGGCCATTGCAGCAAGCAAAATCCGTAGGATTGGAAGCAGCCCGTCGCCAACTGCTCGATTATTTTTCCGGGAAGCGGAATACCTTCGATGTGCCGCTTGATCTGTCGCAGGGAACATCGTTCCAGCGGCAGGTCTGGCGGACGTTGCAGCGAGTCCCCTACGGCAAACTCCGTTCATATCAATGGATCGCCGCGCGTGTCGGCGGACCACAGTATGCCCGCGCGGTCGGCAACGCCGTCGGCGCGAATCCGTTGCCGATCGTGATTCCTTGTCACCGGATTGTCGCCCACGATGCCTCGCTCGGCGGGTTTTCCGGCGGGTTGTCCATGAAGCGCAAATTGCTCTCTCTTGAGGACACGCTGCGTTGTTTAAAAGCAGGTCATTAG
- the dtd gene encoding D-aminoacyl-tRNA deacylase, which translates to MKAVIQRVTSASVEVEGNVVGRIQHGLMVLLGVAKGDDASDVKYLVDKIRTLRIFADEQGKMNRSLTEVGGGVLLVSQFTLLGRTINGRRPSFDGAGFPDDAKRLYEQVAAELRACGTSVETGVFAAHMQVALVNDGPVTFVVDSREER; encoded by the coding sequence ATGAAAGCGGTAATCCAGCGGGTCACCAGTGCCTCGGTTGAAGTTGAGGGCAACGTCGTGGGCCGGATTCAACATGGCTTGATGGTCTTGTTGGGGGTCGCGAAAGGCGACGACGCGTCCGATGTGAAGTATCTGGTCGACAAAATCCGGACACTCCGCATCTTCGCCGATGAGCAGGGGAAGATGAATCGATCGCTCACGGAGGTCGGAGGCGGAGTGTTGCTCGTCTCCCAATTCACGCTGCTGGGCCGGACGATCAACGGCCGCCGCCCGAGCTTTGATGGCGCTGGATTCCCTGATGACGCCAAGCGCCTCTACGAGCAGGTCGCGGCTGAGCTGCGGGCATGCGGGACGTCGGTTGAAACCGGTGTGTTTGCCGCGCATATGCAGGTGGCCTTGGTGAACGACGGGCCGGTGACATTTGTGGTGGACAGCAGGGAGGAGCGCTAG